The proteins below come from a single Biomphalaria glabrata chromosome 10, xgBioGlab47.1, whole genome shotgun sequence genomic window:
- the LOC106074681 gene encoding S-phase kinase-associated protein 1 — translation MPMIKLQSSDGEVFEVDVEIAKQSVTIKTMLEDLGMDEDEDEPVPLPNVNAAILKKVIQWCTFHRDDPPPPEDDENKEKRTDDICSWDAEFLKVDQGTLFELILAANYLDIKGLLDVTCKTVANMIKGKSPEEIRKTFNIKNDFTPAEEEQVRKENEWCEEK, via the exons ATGCCTATGATCAAGTTACAAAGCTCTGATGGAGAGGTATTTGAAGTGGATGTTGAGATAGCTAAGCAGTCAGTCACTATCAAAACTATGTTAGAAG ATTTGGGCATGGATGAGGATGAAGATGAACCAGTTCCATTGCCAAATGTGAATGCTGCCATACTCAAGAAAGTGATCCAGTGGTGTACTTTTCACCGTGATGATCCTCCACCCCCTGAGGATGATGAAAACAAAGAGAAACGTACAGACGATATTTGTTCCTGGGATGCAGAGTTTCTCAAAGTTGATCAGGGCACATTATTTGAACTCATTTTG GCTGCTAACTACTTAGACATTAAAGGTTTACTAGATGTAACTTGTAAGACTGTAGCCAATATGATCAAAGGGAAATCTCCTGAGGAGATCaggaaaacatttaacatcaaGAATGATTTCACACCAGCAGAGGAAGAACAA GTTCGGAAGGAGAATGAATGGTGTGAAGAGAAGTGA